The sequence ACCATAAAAGCGCCATATTCGCATTCGCCGAGCACGTGCGCGTCCCTATCATCTACGCCGACGACTAGCGTAAGTATCCAGCGCGAGACCTTTCTCTCTCCTAGAACTTCTTGCGCCTGCCACGAAGGAGAGGGGGCGTAAGGCAAGATAGTCGGTAAATTTTCGCTAAGCGTATATGCGCCAAAAATTTCGCTGCCGTCTTTATCTTCGTATAAATTCTCTCTTGCGCTATAAGCGTCAAGATACTGCACCCGCCTCATCATCTCATCAAATTTAGCCGCAGGGCTAGCGCTTGCAAAGATTTCATCTATCATAACCGCGTCAAACGCCACGTCGCGCTCCAGGCCAGAGATATAAAGCGTTTGATTTTTCTCTTTTGCGTCTTTTAACGCTTCAAGTCCCCACATTATGTCGGCTTCATAATCAAATTTTAAAATTTGCTCGCTATCGTAAATTTCTTCATTGTCGCACTCTATTTTCGAGCCGGTTTTGGCTGAAATTTTAGAAAGAAACAAAATCGCCGTCTGCCAATCGCCAACGCCGCTTGGAGTACAGACCCGAACGATATATTTGCCGTCTTCGTAGCTTAGCTCAAAGCCGCGAGCGCTCTTTTGCCATACGCCAGCAATCATCACGTTTTCGTTTAGCAAAAGCTCGCTCGGCTCGTCGTTTTGGCTATTAAAAAAGCAAAATCCCTCTATAAACTCTGAAATTTCGCGCTCGCTTAGCGCCTTTTCATATCCGCCCAAAAGCTTCTTTTTATTTTTTACCTTAAATGTTACGCTCATAAATTCTCTTTCGCCTACTCTAAAATGTCATCGCTTGATCGCACTGCCTAACACACTCGGACAAGATATCCATGCTGCCTTTCACCTCAGCCTCGAAATAAGGCTCTCCCGCATACAAACCGCACCTCGTTTGGCAGCTACCGCAAACCTTTAGCATAGCGCCGCTAGCGTAAAGCTCTTTTAACATCGCTACTAGATCTACGTCGTAGTTTTCCGGCTTTTTGGTGCTATTTCGCGCAAGGTCGACCGCGTCGTTCATTAGAAAAATTCTAACCTCTTCGCCTTTTTCTTTTAGCGTTTTAGCTAGCCTTAATGCGTTGTAAGCGTTGTCGGTACCGTTGTATGGTTGATTTGTAAGTATAAATAGAAATTTTTTCATCTTTTTCTCCTTTTGCCAAAAATGTAGTGCAAACCGGGCAAATTCTAGCCAAGCTATATAAAAAGAGGCTAAATTTATCTAAAAAGTAAAAGTACGCCGATCGTGCAGACGATAATGGCGGTGCAAATTTCAAGTAGCCTTAGGTGCGTTTGTAAAAATTTCTTTAGCATAGCTCCGCCAAGCGCATAGATATTTAGCGAGCAAAACTCGATAAAAACGAGCGTTGCCGTGATCAAGCACATACGAGCGAGACTAAAGGGATCGTCTTTATCCAAAAATGTAGGCAGTAAAGCCGAGAAAAATATCCATGCCTTTGGATTTGTGACGCAAACGATGAGTCC is a genomic window of Campylobacter concisus containing:
- a CDS encoding DUF4299 family protein, with amino-acid sequence MSVTFKVKNKKKLLGGYEKALSEREISEFIEGFCFFNSQNDEPSELLLNENVMIAGVWQKSARGFELSYEDGKYIVRVCTPSGVGDWQTAILFLSKISAKTGSKIECDNEEIYDSEQILKFDYEADIMWGLEALKDAKEKNQTLYISGLERDVAFDAVMIDEIFASASPAAKFDEMMRRVQYLDAYSARENLYEDKDGSEIFGAYTLSENLPTILPYAPSPSWQAQEVLGERKVSRWILTLVVGVDDRDAHVLGECEYGAFMVNLPKEKYRFIDAANILVEPLSEEEMREIFKKANEA
- a CDS encoding DsrE/DsrF/TusD sulfur relay family protein produces the protein MKKFLFILTNQPYNGTDNAYNALRLAKTLKEKGEEVRIFLMNDAVDLARNSTKKPENYDVDLVAMLKELYASGAMLKVCGSCQTRCGLYAGEPYFEAEVKGSMDILSECVRQCDQAMTF